One stretch of Natronobacterium gregoryi SP2 DNA includes these proteins:
- the sufB gene encoding Fe-S cluster assembly protein SufB, whose amino-acid sequence MSSEQDHLKETDTEARFEFKKEHEAAVTSEKGLTEEVIRMISDDKDEPDWMLERRLRALEQYQNMPMPTDWPGQPDLSGLDIEEIIPYIRPDVDEREGVDDWTELPDEIKDTFDKLGIPEAEKNALSGVGAQYESEVVYQNMQEQWEEKGVVFMNMDKAVQEHPELVKEHFMTTCVPPSDNKFAALHGAVWSGGSFVYVPEDVTVEMPVQAYFRMNSEGMGQFEHTLIIAEEGSEVHYIEGCSAPKYGAHNLHSGGVEVFVKEDAHVQYSTVQNWSKNTYNLNTKRAIVEENGTMEWISGSMGSKATMLYPCSILKGRGATDTHITIAFAGEDQDIDTGAKVYHNAPDTSSTIESKSISKDGGRTNYRGLVHIADGAENSSTAVECDALMFDNESTSDTMPYMEIEESKVDVAHEATVGKIGDEDIFYLQSRGLDDDDAKKMIVAGFIEPITEELPIEYAVELNRLIELEMEGSLG is encoded by the coding sequence ATGAGTTCCGAACAAGATCATCTCAAAGAGACTGACACCGAAGCGCGGTTCGAGTTCAAGAAAGAACACGAGGCCGCGGTAACGTCCGAGAAGGGACTGACCGAGGAGGTCATTCGTATGATCTCCGACGACAAAGACGAGCCCGACTGGATGCTCGAGCGCCGACTGCGCGCCCTCGAGCAGTACCAGAACATGCCGATGCCGACGGACTGGCCCGGCCAGCCCGACCTCTCGGGTCTAGACATCGAGGAGATCATCCCGTATATCCGCCCTGACGTCGACGAACGTGAAGGCGTCGACGACTGGACGGAGCTCCCGGACGAGATCAAAGACACCTTCGACAAGCTGGGGATTCCGGAAGCCGAGAAGAACGCCCTCTCGGGCGTTGGAGCCCAGTACGAGTCGGAGGTCGTCTATCAGAACATGCAAGAACAGTGGGAGGAGAAGGGTGTCGTCTTCATGAACATGGACAAGGCCGTCCAGGAGCACCCCGAACTCGTCAAAGAGCACTTCATGACGACCTGCGTGCCGCCCAGCGACAACAAGTTCGCGGCACTGCACGGGGCCGTCTGGTCGGGCGGCTCGTTCGTCTACGTTCCCGAAGACGTCACCGTCGAGATGCCCGTCCAGGCCTACTTCCGGATGAATTCGGAAGGAATGGGCCAGTTCGAGCACACGCTGATCATCGCCGAGGAAGGCTCCGAGGTCCACTACATCGAGGGCTGTTCCGCGCCGAAGTACGGTGCCCACAACCTCCACTCGGGTGGCGTCGAAGTCTTCGTCAAAGAGGACGCTCACGTCCAGTACTCGACCGTGCAAAACTGGTCGAAGAACACCTACAACCTCAACACGAAACGCGCCATCGTCGAAGAGAACGGTACGATGGAGTGGATCTCGGGCTCGATGGGGTCGAAGGCCACGATGCTCTACCCGTGTTCGATCCTCAAGGGACGGGGCGCGACCGACACCCACATCACCATCGCCTTCGCCGGCGAGGACCAGGACATCGACACTGGCGCGAAAGTCTACCACAACGCGCCCGACACGAGCTCGACCATCGAATCCAAGTCGATCTCCAAGGACGGCGGCCGCACGAACTACCGCGGGCTCGTCCACATCGCCGACGGAGCCGAAAACTCGAGTACTGCCGTCGAGTGTGACGCGTTGATGTTCGACAACGAGTCGACCAGCGACACCATGCCGTACATGGAGATCGAAGAGTCGAAAGTCGACGTCGCCCACGAGGCCACAGTCGGTAAGATCGGCGACGAAGACATCTTCTACCTCCAGAGTCGCGGCCTCGACGACGACGACGCGAAAAAGATGATCGTCGCCGGCTTCATCGAACCGATCACCGAAGAACTCCCCATCGAGTACGCCGTCGAACTCAACCGACTCATCGAACTCGAGATGGAGGGAAGCCTCGGATAA
- the sufD gene encoding Fe-S cluster assembly protein SufD, which yields MSMTQVHANLTEEQVREISGGFDEPDWLLETRLEALEALETLEMPDVIRTPGRDWTNLHDLDYESLVDPLNAAEEKDQVGPDEVEVLPWAEAVQEHEDLIEEQFGSVVDPHENYLTALSTALFSTGTVVYVPEGVDAEDVTIRTKQNSRSLFNYTLVVTEESSSVTILERQSTGEGQEEQYYSGIVEVAAGENSRVQYGSLQNLSEEAYNFTVKRGDADTYATIDWIEVNLGTQLTKTEVSTELSGDSSETQIVGAFYGHNDQHFDLDAKVWHRAEHTTADLVTRGVTDDIARSVYEGVQDVGQDAWDTSSYQRENTLMLSDESEADASPKLIINNHDTEASHSATVGQIDQEDLLYMTSRGIDPRSARNMLVEGFFVPVLEEIAVDELREDLEELIEARLRQRD from the coding sequence ATGAGCATGACGCAGGTACACGCCAATCTGACGGAAGAACAGGTCCGCGAAATCAGCGGTGGGTTCGACGAACCCGACTGGCTGCTCGAGACTCGTCTCGAGGCCCTCGAGGCACTCGAAACACTCGAGATGCCCGACGTCATCCGGACGCCGGGCCGTGACTGGACGAACCTCCACGATCTCGACTACGAGTCGCTCGTTGACCCGCTGAACGCTGCCGAGGAGAAAGACCAAGTCGGCCCCGACGAGGTCGAGGTCCTCCCGTGGGCCGAGGCAGTCCAGGAACACGAGGACCTCATCGAAGAGCAGTTCGGTTCCGTCGTCGACCCCCATGAGAACTATTTGACGGCGCTTTCCACGGCGCTGTTTAGCACCGGGACCGTCGTCTACGTCCCCGAGGGCGTCGACGCCGAGGATGTCACCATCCGGACCAAGCAGAACTCCCGGTCGCTGTTTAACTACACGCTTGTCGTCACCGAAGAGTCGTCTTCGGTCACGATCCTCGAGCGCCAGTCGACCGGCGAGGGGCAAGAAGAACAGTACTACAGCGGGATCGTCGAGGTCGCTGCTGGCGAGAACAGTCGCGTCCAGTACGGTAGCCTCCAGAACCTCTCTGAGGAAGCCTACAACTTTACCGTAAAGCGCGGCGACGCCGACACCTACGCGACGATCGATTGGATCGAGGTCAACCTCGGAACCCAACTCACCAAGACAGAGGTCTCGACGGAACTCAGCGGCGACTCCTCCGAGACCCAGATCGTCGGCGCCTTCTACGGCCACAACGACCAGCACTTCGACCTCGACGCGAAGGTCTGGCACCGCGCCGAACACACGACGGCCGATCTCGTCACCCGCGGCGTCACCGACGACATCGCTCGCTCGGTCTACGAAGGAGTTCAAGATGTCGGCCAGGATGCGTGGGACACCAGCTCCTACCAGCGCGAGAATACCCTCATGCTCTCCGACGAGAGTGAAGCCGACGCCTCGCCGAAGCTGATCATCAACAACCACGACACCGAGGCCAGCCACTCGGCGACGGTCGGCCAGATCGATCAGGAGGATCTGCTGTACATGACTTCCCGTGGAATCGACCCACGCTCTGCGCGAAACATGCTCGTCGAGGGCTTCTTCGTGCCCGTCTTAGAAGAGATCGCCGTCGACGAACTCCGCGAAGACCTCGAAGAGTTGATCGAAGCCCGACTCCGTCAGCGCGACTAG
- a CDS encoding M41 family metallopeptidase has product MSLGQRVSSDHQLTRLLQIGVVLEEVVESRAAHHLESLPPDERTEVDEEVRELLAEASEESAEHRERLEALIDDLEAETVAYEEINALVDAQYGPPEDTDGVLYDQLANEETAYKFYDDLIEAIETADAEFAIDRGRLLETLYEIREEEKEGVEEVTDIMEQIA; this is encoded by the coding sequence ATGAGTCTGGGACAGCGCGTCTCGAGCGACCACCAGCTCACCCGACTCCTCCAGATCGGGGTCGTGCTGGAAGAAGTCGTCGAGTCACGCGCCGCTCACCACCTCGAGTCACTCCCGCCCGACGAACGGACCGAGGTCGACGAGGAGGTCCGGGAACTGCTCGCCGAGGCGAGCGAAGAGTCGGCAGAGCACCGCGAGCGTCTGGAGGCACTGATCGACGATCTCGAGGCCGAGACAGTCGCCTATGAAGAGATCAACGCTCTCGTCGACGCCCAGTACGGGCCACCGGAAGACACTGACGGTGTCCTTTACGATCAACTGGCAAACGAAGAGACTGCTTACAAGTTCTACGACGATCTCATCGAGGCGATCGAGACTGCCGACGCGGAGTTTGCCATCGATCGAGGTCGTCTCCTCGAGACGCTGTACGAGATCCGTGAGGAGGAGAAAGAAGGTGTCGAAGAAGTGACTGATATAATGGAGCAGATAGCATGA
- a CDS encoding metal-dependent transcriptional regulator: MNTADQYLKAIYLAQRIEEGPASTGTLADLLEVSPASVNEMIGKLEDRELVEHEKYKGASLTDEGLERAHDALQTYCIIERFLANVLEVEEFRAEARALESVIDDTVAERLDTIIDRPQKCPECFDPERDCCERLETEISGRAD; the protein is encoded by the coding sequence ATGAATACTGCAGACCAGTATCTCAAGGCAATCTATCTCGCTCAACGAATCGAAGAGGGTCCCGCCTCGACCGGCACGCTCGCGGACTTGCTCGAGGTAAGTCCAGCAAGTGTAAACGAGATGATCGGAAAACTCGAGGACCGCGAACTCGTCGAACACGAGAAATACAAGGGTGCGAGCCTAACGGACGAAGGGCTCGAGCGCGCTCACGACGCTCTCCAAACCTACTGTATCATCGAACGGTTCCTCGCGAACGTCCTCGAGGTCGAAGAGTTTCGAGCGGAGGCCCGTGCCCTCGAGAGCGTGATCGACGATACGGTCGCCGAACGGTTGGATACGATCATCGATCGCCCCCAGAAGTGCCCAGAGTGTTTCGATCCCGAACGCGACTGCTGTGAGCGACTCGAGACAGAGATCAGTGGGCGTGCGGACTGA
- a CDS encoding phospholipase D-like domain-containing protein, translating into MDRVVAVLFVVLATTAVTTGTVVAAGTSNDTGSEPLPPSVSPAVELDCPPEAVDDPTTSVNGPPSNSSERATKTADHSGTPRIVELYPNPTTHRNIGEYVVLETPAETRLENWTLTDGHTTAALPDETVSGRVAVSTNASATRSLTDESVLELEGTVRLAVDGDTLELRRRGETLDRVGYDDAPVAQQWYRDDSAAASEASATESISGRWWPRDATCLSVSASDADEATAFVFPDAPTVPKATIRSADDRLLLAGYTITSETVAEELIAAADRGVDVAVLFESGPVGGTPAATEPVLETLEDGGVTVRAIGGEGARYRYHHPKYAVADDRILVTTENWKPSGTGGESSRGWGIRLADDRLAADLAAVFRADFEGWDTRPGAEFRRDTSFVDDETSPPRSFPSEHSPAQVELESAELLVAPDNAERRLLELVRNADEELLVKQASIAGDTQLLEETVDAARRGVDVRILLDSTWYHEDDNAALADDLGQTAADETLPLEVRLLEDTDRFEKIHAKGVVIDRETAVVGSANWNDNAFENNREVLIAAHGEEAAAFYADVFEDDWNGDGWTLPLELSATVVAALAVAAVVGSRYVQFGDGY; encoded by the coding sequence ATGGATCGCGTTGTCGCCGTGCTGTTCGTCGTCCTCGCCACCACAGCAGTTACCACCGGAACGGTCGTGGCTGCCGGCACGTCGAACGACACCGGCAGCGAACCACTGCCACCGTCGGTCTCACCCGCAGTAGAACTCGACTGTCCACCCGAGGCAGTCGACGACCCCACGACATCTGTGAACGGTCCACCGTCGAACTCGAGTGAAAGAGCGACCAAAACGGCCGACCACTCCGGTACGCCACGGATCGTCGAACTGTACCCGAACCCGACGACCCACCGCAACATCGGCGAATACGTCGTCCTCGAGACGCCCGCGGAGACGCGACTCGAGAACTGGACGCTCACCGACGGTCACACGACTGCGGCGCTCCCAGACGAAACCGTCTCCGGACGAGTCGCGGTCAGTACGAACGCAAGCGCCACGCGGTCGCTGACTGACGAATCGGTGCTCGAACTCGAGGGGACGGTCCGCCTCGCGGTCGACGGTGACACTCTCGAACTCCGGCGACGCGGTGAGACGCTCGACCGGGTCGGTTACGACGACGCGCCGGTCGCACAGCAGTGGTATCGTGACGATTCGGCGGCCGCGAGCGAAGCGAGCGCGACCGAATCTATCAGCGGACGCTGGTGGCCCCGCGACGCGACCTGTCTCTCCGTCTCCGCGAGCGACGCCGACGAAGCGACCGCGTTCGTCTTCCCCGATGCACCAACAGTCCCGAAAGCGACCATCCGAAGCGCCGACGATCGGCTTCTGCTTGCCGGCTACACCATCACGTCCGAGACAGTCGCGGAGGAACTGATCGCGGCAGCCGACCGCGGCGTCGACGTGGCAGTTCTCTTCGAGTCCGGTCCCGTCGGCGGGACGCCGGCAGCGACCGAACCAGTCCTCGAGACGCTCGAGGACGGTGGCGTCACCGTCCGTGCAATCGGTGGCGAAGGTGCCCGCTATCGCTACCATCATCCCAAATACGCCGTCGCCGACGACCGTATTCTCGTCACGACCGAAAACTGGAAACCGTCTGGCACGGGCGGTGAGTCGAGCCGTGGCTGGGGGATTCGACTCGCAGACGACCGACTCGCCGCTGACCTCGCGGCCGTCTTTCGTGCGGATTTCGAGGGATGGGACACTCGACCGGGAGCCGAGTTCCGGCGAGACACGTCGTTCGTCGACGACGAGACATCACCGCCGCGTTCGTTCCCCAGCGAACACTCGCCGGCGCAAGTCGAACTCGAGTCGGCCGAGTTGCTGGTCGCACCCGACAACGCCGAGCGACGCCTGCTCGAACTCGTCCGGAACGCTGACGAGGAGTTGCTGGTCAAGCAGGCCAGCATCGCCGGCGACACCCAACTACTCGAAGAGACTGTCGACGCGGCCCGCCGAGGCGTCGACGTTCGAATCCTGCTCGACTCGACGTGGTACCACGAAGACGACAACGCCGCACTCGCGGACGATCTCGGGCAGACGGCTGCAGACGAGACGCTCCCGCTCGAAGTGCGCCTCCTCGAGGACACCGATCGGTTCGAGAAGATCCACGCCAAGGGCGTCGTGATCGACCGCGAGACCGCCGTCGTTGGCAGCGCCAACTGGAACGACAACGCTTTCGAGAACAACCGCGAGGTGTTGATCGCAGCACACGGCGAGGAGGCCGCCGCGTTCTACGCGGACGTCTTCGAGGACGACTGGAACGGAGACGGCTGGACGCTCCCGCTCGAGTTGTCGGCGACCGTCGTCGCTGCGCTCGCGGTGGCGGCGGTCGTCGGGTCTCGGTACGTCCAGTTCGGCGACGGGTACTGA
- a CDS encoding HpcH/HpaI aldolase/citrate lyase family protein: MVRRSVLFTPGDRPEMLQKAPRSGADVVVFDLEDAVSPARKDEAREAVREVLAADDFDPDCEVCVRINATSDRIEDDLEGLFAGRTSLRLDSLMLPKASGAADVHDLVSALESNGVFLPVIPLVESAAGVLAAPEIAAVPATDALAFGAEDLSADVGATVSKDGSELEYARQRVVLAAAAHDCPAIDTLVTAFEDEKRLREDVRRSVRLGYDGKLAIHPAQIDPINEAFTPDDEELEWARRVLEAKREADAEGRGVFEVDGEMIDAPLVAQAERLLERAEATDR; this comes from the coding sequence ATGGTTCGCAGAAGCGTCCTGTTCACGCCAGGCGATCGTCCCGAGATGCTGCAGAAGGCCCCCCGTTCGGGAGCCGACGTGGTCGTCTTCGACCTCGAAGATGCCGTCTCACCGGCCCGGAAAGACGAGGCACGGGAGGCCGTCCGCGAGGTTCTCGCTGCCGACGACTTCGATCCTGACTGTGAGGTCTGCGTCAGGATCAACGCCACCAGTGATCGGATCGAGGACGATCTCGAGGGGCTGTTCGCTGGCCGGACGTCTCTCCGTCTCGATAGCCTGATGCTCCCGAAAGCCAGCGGGGCGGCCGACGTCCACGATCTTGTCTCGGCACTCGAATCGAACGGCGTCTTCCTGCCGGTGATCCCACTGGTGGAGAGCGCCGCCGGCGTCCTCGCAGCGCCGGAGATAGCCGCCGTTCCTGCAACCGACGCGCTGGCGTTCGGTGCCGAGGACCTCTCGGCCGACGTCGGCGCGACAGTCTCCAAAGACGGCTCCGAACTCGAGTACGCACGCCAGCGAGTCGTTCTTGCCGCGGCGGCACACGACTGTCCGGCGATCGATACGCTCGTCACGGCGTTCGAAGACGAAAAGCGACTCCGCGAAGATGTCCGCCGCTCCGTCCGCCTCGGTTACGATGGCAAACTCGCCATCCATCCTGCACAGATCGACCCGATAAACGAGGCGTTCACGCCCGACGACGAGGAACTCGAGTGGGCACGGCGAGTGCTCGAGGCAAAACGCGAGGCCGACGCCGAGGGCCGTGGCGTCTTCGAGGTCGACGGCGAGATGATCGATGCACCGCTTGTCGCTCAGGCCGAACGGCTTCTCGAGCGGGCGGAAGCCACCGACCGTTGA
- a CDS encoding Glu/Leu/Phe/Val family dehydrogenase: protein MSEQANPFETLQSQIDDAAGHLDVGDDVIERLKHPERVLETNLTIELDDGGLERFEAFRSQFNGDRGPYKGGIRYHPSVTRDEVKALSGWMVYKCAIVDVPYGGGKGGIVVDPTDYSESEIERLTRAFATELRPLIGEDRDIPAPDVNTGQREMNWIKDTYETLENTTEPGVVTGKNIASGGSEGRVEATGRSTVIAAREAFDYLGKDIAGATVAVQGYGNAGWIAAKLIDEMGATVVAASDSSGGISNPDGFDPVAAKNHKTETGSIVGYAESEEDITNEELLTMDVDLLIPAALENAIDGDLATDVQASVISEAANGPLTPEADAVLEDTDTFVVPDILANAGGVTVSYFEWVQNRQRFYWTEEKVNRELEALIVEAFDALVDTLEARDLDDPRTAAYVVATQRVADAFEESGTFP from the coding sequence ATGTCCGAACAAGCGAACCCGTTCGAAACACTACAGTCGCAGATCGACGATGCCGCGGGACATCTCGACGTCGGCGACGACGTGATCGAACGGCTCAAACACCCGGAACGGGTTCTCGAGACGAATCTCACGATCGAACTCGACGATGGGGGCCTCGAGCGTTTCGAGGCGTTCCGGTCGCAGTTCAACGGCGACCGCGGCCCTTACAAAGGCGGCATTCGCTACCACCCGAGCGTCACTCGCGACGAGGTCAAGGCACTGTCGGGTTGGATGGTCTATAAGTGCGCGATCGTCGATGTCCCCTACGGTGGCGGGAAAGGCGGCATCGTCGTCGATCCGACAGACTACTCCGAGAGTGAGATCGAACGGCTCACTCGTGCGTTTGCGACCGAACTTCGCCCGCTAATCGGCGAAGATCGGGACATTCCTGCGCCGGACGTGAACACGGGCCAGCGGGAGATGAACTGGATCAAGGATACCTACGAAACCCTCGAAAACACCACCGAGCCGGGTGTCGTCACCGGCAAAAACATCGCCAGTGGCGGCAGCGAAGGCCGCGTCGAGGCGACTGGTCGGTCGACAGTAATCGCCGCCCGCGAAGCCTTCGACTATCTCGGGAAAGACATAGCGGGTGCGACCGTCGCCGTCCAGGGTTACGGCAACGCCGGCTGGATCGCCGCGAAACTAATCGACGAGATGGGCGCAACCGTCGTCGCCGCCAGTGACTCGAGCGGTGGCATCTCCAACCCGGACGGTTTCGATCCCGTCGCAGCAAAAAACCACAAGACAGAGACAGGCAGTATCGTCGGTTATGCGGAGTCCGAAGAGGACATCACGAACGAGGAACTGCTCACGATGGACGTCGATCTCCTCATCCCGGCCGCACTGGAGAATGCGATCGACGGCGACCTCGCCACCGACGTACAGGCCAGCGTCATCTCCGAGGCTGCAAACGGCCCGCTGACGCCGGAGGCCGACGCCGTCCTCGAGGATACAGACACCTTCGTCGTTCCCGACATCCTGGCCAACGCCGGCGGCGTCACCGTCTCCTACTTCGAGTGGGTCCAGAACCGCCAGCGGTTCTACTGGACCGAGGAGAAAGTCAACCGGGAACTCGAGGCGCTCATCGTAGAGGCGTTCGACGCACTCGTCGACACGCTCGAGGCCCGCGATCTCGACGATCCACGGACCGCAGCCTACGTGGTGGCGACCCAGCGCGTTGCCGATGCGTTCGAGGAATCGGGCACGTTTCCCTGA
- a CDS encoding DUF2062 domain-containing protein: protein MLRDRLEVYRDRVRRKLLAAFREERTPHQVAASFALGIFLTALPTGGLGVGLFFVFTSLWSWISTPAIFASVAVLNPFVKPVVYVASFQLGGVVLGTPPLYASDFSAETAQTAIHQLIVGNILVAVVLSGAAYLLLLYLARNYRWRTCQLSTVSFGSKIRRLFGR, encoded by the coding sequence ATGCTGCGTGACCGACTCGAGGTGTACCGCGATCGAGTCCGCCGAAAACTGCTGGCGGCGTTCCGAGAAGAACGGACGCCACACCAGGTCGCCGCCAGTTTCGCACTCGGTATCTTCTTGACGGCCTTGCCGACGGGCGGACTTGGGGTCGGCTTGTTCTTCGTATTCACCTCTCTGTGGTCGTGGATCAGCACGCCCGCGATATTCGCGTCGGTTGCCGTCCTCAACCCGTTTGTCAAACCTGTCGTCTACGTCGCGAGCTTTCAACTCGGGGGTGTGGTGCTCGGCACGCCGCCGCTTTACGCGAGTGACTTCTCCGCGGAGACGGCACAAACGGCGATCCACCAGTTGATCGTCGGGAACATCCTCGTCGCAGTCGTGCTGTCCGGCGCGGCGTATCTCCTCCTGTTGTACCTGGCCCGGAACTACCGCTGGCGAACCTGTCAGCTCTCGACTGTCTCGTTCGGCTCGAAAATTCGGCGTCTGTTCGGCCGTTGA
- a CDS encoding DHH family phosphoesterase: MSYHDASITAFVEADVLAVDALIDSLQALDPLVLSLLILVVVGLLLGGWWAVRWFRRPAGIRLQHVLDDYDEVTVLMHPNPDPDAMACAMSVAAIAAFVDTDATLQYPGEIRHQENRAFRTVLDLDLENVESSSDLAADAVVLVDHNTPRGFTGAQNVEPVAVVDHHPGNGTGTRFTDVRTDYGAASTIFVEYFREMGAVALEDDEELEENELEFTPELATGLLYGIQSDTNHLTNGCSRAEFDACAYLFDKIDEDQLDRIANPQVSDDVLQIKATAITEKRIDGPFAVCDVGEISNVDAIPQAADELMHLEGVTAVVVYGENDGTLHLSGRSRDDRVHMGETLRHAVSDIPMANAGGHARMGGGQISVDHMEGLGPSDGICKEEFEERLFSSMAGERS; this comes from the coding sequence ATGAGCTATCACGACGCCTCGATTACTGCGTTCGTCGAGGCGGACGTGCTTGCCGTCGACGCGCTGATCGACTCGCTGCAAGCACTCGATCCGTTGGTGCTCTCGTTGCTGATACTCGTCGTCGTCGGACTGCTCCTCGGTGGCTGGTGGGCCGTTCGCTGGTTCCGCCGGCCGGCAGGCATTCGTCTCCAGCACGTACTCGACGACTACGACGAAGTCACAGTGCTGATGCACCCCAATCCGGACCCCGACGCGATGGCGTGTGCGATGAGTGTCGCAGCGATTGCCGCGTTCGTCGACACCGACGCGACACTGCAGTACCCCGGCGAAATCCGTCACCAGGAAAATCGCGCGTTTCGAACCGTACTCGATCTCGATCTCGAGAACGTCGAGTCGAGTTCGGATCTGGCGGCGGACGCGGTCGTCCTGGTCGATCACAACACTCCACGCGGATTCACTGGCGCACAGAACGTCGAACCCGTCGCGGTGGTCGACCACCACCCAGGTAACGGAACCGGGACGCGGTTTACCGACGTTCGAACGGACTACGGCGCGGCCTCGACGATTTTCGTGGAGTACTTCAGGGAGATGGGGGCAGTGGCTCTCGAAGACGACGAAGAACTCGAAGAGAACGAACTCGAGTTCACGCCGGAGCTTGCGACTGGTCTTCTCTATGGCATCCAGTCGGACACGAACCATCTGACGAACGGCTGTTCACGAGCAGAGTTCGACGCCTGTGCCTACCTTTTCGACAAGATCGACGAAGATCAGCTCGACCGGATCGCCAACCCGCAGGTCAGCGACGACGTGTTACAGATCAAAGCCACCGCAATCACCGAGAAACGCATCGACGGCCCGTTCGCGGTCTGTGACGTCGGCGAGATTTCGAACGTCGACGCCATCCCGCAGGCAGCCGACGAACTCATGCACCTCGAAGGGGTGACGGCGGTCGTCGTCTACGGCGAGAACGACGGCACGCTCCACCTCTCGGGTCGGTCTCGAGACGATCGTGTTCACATGGGAGAGACGCTTCGACACGCCGTCAGCGACATCCCGATGGCGAACGCGGGCGGACACGCCCGAATGGGCGGCGGACAGATATCGGTCGATCACATGGAGGGACTCGGTCCGTCCGACGGGATCTGCAAAGAGGAGTTCGAGGAACGGCTCTTTTCGTCGATGGCTGGCGAGCGGTCGTAA
- a CDS encoding HVO_0758 family zinc finger protein, whose amino-acid sequence MKSVRQALRNDELDKDTYDRLVCAECDKPLQTENDPDSIKTVRICPDCKQEWKEIR is encoded by the coding sequence ATGAAATCAGTCCGGCAGGCACTCCGTAACGACGAACTCGATAAAGACACCTACGACCGCCTCGTCTGTGCCGAGTGTGACAAGCCCTTACAGACCGAGAACGACCCGGACTCGATCAAGACGGTCCGGATCTGCCCGGACTGCAAACAGGAGTGGAAAGAGATCAGATGA
- a CDS encoding glycosyltransferase family protein, whose translation MEYVQERIATLHDFAAVADADDESGYRTGTADSDLVPDTAIVVPMTERELGNPAAERVLDELERLEPAPAAVFVPLRCGRDGIEPFREWLASFSLPTQLLWCNAPAADRALERAGIGDEFGKGRDVWLALGPAAEAGDYVLVHDADARSYEAEHVHRLLTPLELEFSFSKGYYARIEENRLYGRLFRLFYRPLVRALADEHDAPILNYLAAFRYALAGEFATTSTLARRLRTPPAWGLEVGTLGDAYDYAGFEGTAQVDLGRHVHDHRAVAGESGLEKMSREVGAELLRVLEAGGVEPEYETLPDRYRAAGRRLLDQYRADAQFNRLEYDLESERAQLDRYAESIAPPGSDRRLPRWTDTTIDPETVLETTQPWVEARPGTSASAQD comes from the coding sequence ATGGAATACGTACAGGAGCGAATCGCGACGCTCCACGATTTCGCTGCCGTCGCCGACGCTGACGACGAAAGCGGATACCGGACGGGAACTGCCGACTCCGATCTCGTCCCCGACACCGCGATCGTCGTCCCCATGACCGAACGCGAACTCGGCAATCCCGCGGCCGAGCGAGTTCTCGACGAACTCGAACGGCTCGAGCCCGCTCCCGCGGCTGTCTTCGTTCCTCTCCGCTGTGGCCGGGACGGGATCGAACCGTTTCGCGAGTGGCTCGCGTCGTTTTCGCTCCCGACGCAACTCCTTTGGTGTAACGCGCCCGCCGCCGATCGCGCCCTCGAGCGAGCAGGAATTGGGGACGAGTTCGGCAAGGGACGTGACGTCTGGCTCGCACTCGGGCCCGCAGCCGAGGCCGGAGACTACGTTCTCGTTCACGACGCCGACGCGCGAAGCTACGAGGCCGAACACGTCCATCGGTTGCTCACACCACTCGAACTGGAGTTTTCCTTCTCCAAAGGATACTACGCTCGGATAGAAGAGAATCGGCTCTACGGCCGCCTGTTCCGGCTGTTCTACCGGCCACTCGTCCGCGCTCTCGCGGACGAACACGACGCACCCATCCTCAACTACCTCGCGGCATTTCGGTACGCACTGGCCGGCGAGTTCGCGACGACGTCCACGCTCGCCCGACGACTCCGAACGCCGCCCGCGTGGGGCCTCGAGGTCGGTACGCTCGGGGATGCCTACGACTACGCCGGCTTCGAGGGAACTGCACAGGTCGACCTCGGCCGCCACGTCCACGACCACCGCGCGGTCGCCGGCGAGAGCGGCCTCGAGAAGATGAGCCGTGAGGTCGGCGCGGAACTGTTGCGCGTACTCGAAGCGGGCGGCGTCGAACCGGAGTACGAGACGCTTCCCGACCGCTATCGAGCGGCCGGCCGTCGACTACTCGACCAGTACCGGGCCGACGCGCAGTTCAACAGACTCGAATACGACCTCGAAAGCGAACGCGCACAGCTAGATCGTTATGCCGAATCGATCGCGCCACCGGGCTCCGACCGGCGGCTACCACGCTGGACGGACACAACGATCGATCCCGAGACCGTTCTCGAGACGACCCAACCGTGGGTCGAAGCCCGCCCTGGAACCAGCGCCAGCGCACAAGACTAA